A window of the Butyricimonas virosa genome harbors these coding sequences:
- a CDS encoding aminoacyl-histidine dipeptidase, whose translation MGVFEGLKPEAVWGYFEEICQVPRPSKKEGKIIAYLLDWAKKHNLEAKRDDAGNVLIKKPATKGKENAPTVILQAHMDMVCEKNSDTVHDFDKDPIQPYVDGEWVRAKGTTLGADDGIGMAAQMAVLTSTDIAHGPIECLFTVDEETGLTGAFALQPGFLSGNILLNLDSEDEGEMFIGCAGGIDTVINMGYKTEKTPAGAFAVKIQVKGLQGGHSGDDINKGRGNAIKILNRFLWDLNAKYGIRVSVLEGGNLRNAIARESFAVITFPEQHKESVRVDFNIYSAEMENVWKITEPGLQLALESTDVPGEVLTQESTNALVNVLYACPHGVFSMSYRMPGLVETSTNLAAVRFNEPNNILITTSQRSDVNSEKFNIANMVESVFTLAGAKVEHGEGYPGWAPNPDSPVVKVAVDSYKRLFGKEPIVRSIHAGLECGLFLEKYPNMDMVSFGPTLRGVHSPDEKINIKTVEMWWSHLVDILQNL comes from the coding sequence ATGGGAGTTTTTGAAGGATTAAAACCAGAGGCAGTTTGGGGATATTTTGAAGAAATATGTCAGGTTCCCAGACCGTCAAAGAAAGAAGGTAAAATTATCGCTTATTTATTGGATTGGGCAAAGAAACACAATCTGGAGGCAAAACGGGATGATGCAGGTAACGTGTTGATAAAGAAACCTGCAACCAAAGGAAAAGAAAATGCACCGACTGTGATTTTGCAGGCTCATATGGATATGGTTTGCGAGAAAAATTCTGACACGGTACATGATTTTGATAAAGATCCGATACAGCCCTACGTGGATGGAGAATGGGTACGTGCTAAAGGAACTACTCTTGGTGCTGATGATGGGATTGGTATGGCCGCTCAAATGGCCGTGTTAACTTCTACCGATATTGCACACGGACCGATCGAATGTTTGTTTACCGTGGATGAAGAAACCGGGTTAACGGGGGCTTTTGCTCTACAACCGGGATTCCTGAGTGGGAATATACTTTTGAATTTGGATTCAGAGGATGAAGGTGAGATGTTTATCGGTTGTGCTGGAGGTATTGATACCGTGATTAACATGGGGTACAAGACTGAGAAGACCCCGGCCGGGGCTTTTGCCGTGAAAATTCAGGTGAAAGGGCTCCAAGGTGGACACTCTGGTGATGATATTAATAAAGGCAGGGGAAATGCCATCAAGATTCTGAACCGCTTTTTGTGGGATTTGAATGCAAAATACGGGATCCGTGTTTCCGTGCTTGAAGGTGGTAACTTACGGAACGCTATTGCCCGCGAATCATTTGCCGTGATCACGTTCCCCGAACAACACAAGGAAAGTGTAAGGGTTGATTTTAATATATATAGTGCCGAGATGGAAAACGTGTGGAAAATCACGGAGCCTGGTCTACAGTTAGCTTTGGAATCAACGGACGTACCGGGAGAAGTGTTGACCCAAGAGTCAACAAATGCTCTTGTAAATGTATTGTACGCTTGTCCTCACGGGGTTTTCTCCATGAGTTACCGTATGCCGGGATTGGTTGAAACATCAACAAATCTGGCTGCTGTTAGATTCAACGAGCCGAATAATATCTTGATCACGACTTCACAACGGAGTGACGTGAATTCAGAAAAATTTAATATTGCTAACATGGTAGAATCCGTGTTCACGCTGGCAGGTGCCAAGGTTGAACATGGTGAAGGATACCCGGGTTGGGCTCCAAATCCGGATTCTCCCGTGGTAAAAGTTGCCGTGGATTCTTACAAACGTCTATTCGGTAAAGAGCCGATCGTGCGGTCTATCCATGCCGGATTGGAGTGCGGTTTGTTCCTGGAGAAATACCCGAATATGGATATGGTTTCCTTCGGACCGACCTTGAGAGGTGTTCACTCCCCAGATGAAAAGATCAATATCAAGACGGTAGAGATGTGGTGGAGCCATTTGGTGGATATATTACAAAACCTATAA
- a CDS encoding lipoprotein: protein MKKVLFLLCLIAILSACNQSESVTLIQEETPEIGSRAKVEENQQPNVYVEEGCLVFKNFNVRDSIINMLEQLSDEQRISWEKNLGFISAKTYYAPYFYEYDNVTSEDESHLFAEKYTSILDITEDEDGAIDVDYPFVTPNFETILTSDGQVKIGDALYIYKKDRRIIIHLADIQKIDKYKNTLLSSKEDNVDVIYNGDARIMFRGNVVKDISLANSGGYIKSGKKKYSWELIYSLEKVMIDKSSFRNHVYLRLYQKAKKKYLGGWHDYSTKYSIHGTFVSIQGNGINTQYYGDEHSIERKSGANYTFFHLETPGVFNYGGEEHPRLNIVVRADHKSSFLSWPGYQLDYTGYTGSGTELYIFATTPPSKLYY, encoded by the coding sequence ATGAAAAAAGTATTGTTTTTACTATGTTTGATTGCTATTTTATCTGCATGTAATCAATCAGAATCTGTAACTTTAATTCAAGAAGAAACCCCAGAAATTGGTTCAAGAGCTAAAGTCGAAGAAAATCAGCAACCGAATGTATATGTTGAGGAAGGTTGTTTAGTTTTTAAGAATTTCAATGTTCGTGATTCTATTATTAATATGTTGGAACAATTGAGTGACGAACAAAGGATTTCTTGGGAAAAGAATTTGGGTTTTATTTCTGCCAAAACATACTATGCTCCTTATTTTTACGAGTATGATAACGTGACATCCGAGGATGAGTCCCACTTATTCGCCGAAAAATATACTTCTATATTGGACATAACAGAAGATGAAGATGGAGCTATTGATGTAGATTATCCGTTTGTAACACCTAATTTTGAAACAATTTTGACATCAGATGGTCAAGTAAAGATTGGTGATGCATTGTATATTTATAAAAAAGATCGACGTATTATTATTCATCTCGCAGATATACAAAAAATAGATAAATATAAAAATACACTTTTATCTTCAAAAGAGGATAATGTTGATGTAATCTATAATGGTGATGCGAGGATCATGTTCCGAGGTAATGTTGTTAAAGATATATCTTTGGCTAATTCTGGCGGATATATAAAATCAGGTAAAAAGAAATATTCTTGGGAACTTATTTACTCTTTAGAAAAAGTTATGATCGACAAAAGTAGTTTCCGAAATCATGTATATTTAAGGTTATATCAGAAAGCTAAAAAGAAATATCTAGGAGGATGGCATGATTATAGTACGAAATATAGTATTCATGGCACATTTGTTAGTATTCAAGGTAATGGTATTAATACTCAATATTATGGAGATGAACATTCAATCGAACGAAAAAGTGGTGCAAATTATACATTTTTCCATTTGGAAACACCTGGAGTTTTTAATTATGGTGGGGAAGAACATCCTAGATTGAATATCGTTGTAAGAGCTGATCATAAATCAAGTTTTTTGAGTTGGCCCGGTTATCAATTAGATTATACAGGATATACAGGTAGTGGTACTGAACTTTATATTTTTGCAACTACTCCTCCTAGTAAATTATATTATTAA
- a CDS encoding YgiQ family radical SAM protein has product MMDYNIQQWLPTTKKEVEQRGWKSIDVILFTGDAYVDHPSFGGAVIGRLLESLGLNVAIVPQPNWQDDLRDFKKLGKPNLFFGISPGCMDSMVNHYTAAKRRRSDDAYTPGNRSGARPDMPTIVYSKILKELFPDTPVIIGGIEASLRRFTHYDYWKDSLKPSILHESQADMLVYGMGEKPLTEICRMLQRGIPFQSLTNIPQTSVIRHKDEKYATNKKWQTITLASHEECLSDKRKYATNFRYIEEESNSIHAAKLVQPIGDELIIVNPPYPPMTTAEIDAIYDLPFTRLPHPKYRGKEIPAYNMIRHSITMHRGCFGGCAFCTISAHQGKFISSRSEASILREVQHVCDMPDFKGTITDLGGPSANMYMIKGKDHRICEKCKRPSCLHPTVCKNLNTDHSHLLHLYNQVRRDTRVKHCFVGSGIRYDLSMHRTGNKEVDAINREYLETVIRHHVSGRFKVAPEHTSDKVLHLMRKPSFKLFRELTVRFNAINNKEHLKQQIIPYFISSHPGCSLEDMADLAINTKELDFKLEQVQDFTPTPMTLATDMYYSGFHPYSLRKIQSAKTETEKKRQNIFFFWYKREFKNEIIGILSKLKRTDLVKRLYSNKNK; this is encoded by the coding sequence ATCATGGATTATAATATACAACAATGGTTACCGACCACCAAAAAAGAAGTCGAACAGCGGGGATGGAAAAGTATTGATGTCATTCTTTTCACGGGAGATGCCTACGTGGACCATCCTTCCTTTGGTGGGGCCGTTATCGGGCGACTTCTCGAATCCCTGGGGCTGAACGTGGCTATCGTCCCCCAGCCCAACTGGCAGGATGATCTGCGGGATTTCAAGAAATTAGGTAAACCGAATCTGTTTTTCGGGATCAGTCCGGGATGTATGGATTCCATGGTAAACCACTATACGGCAGCTAAAAGACGCCGTTCTGATGATGCTTACACGCCCGGAAATCGAAGTGGCGCACGTCCCGATATGCCAACCATTGTTTACAGCAAGATATTAAAAGAACTCTTTCCGGACACTCCCGTCATTATCGGGGGAATAGAAGCCTCTCTAAGACGTTTCACTCACTACGATTACTGGAAAGATTCACTTAAACCGTCTATTCTCCATGAAAGCCAAGCGGATATGCTGGTATATGGAATGGGTGAAAAACCACTCACGGAAATCTGCCGGATGCTGCAAAGAGGTATTCCTTTTCAAAGTCTTACCAATATCCCGCAAACCTCTGTGATCAGGCATAAAGACGAAAAGTATGCTACCAATAAGAAATGGCAAACCATCACGCTCGCCTCTCACGAAGAGTGTTTATCAGACAAGCGAAAATATGCCACGAACTTCCGATATATCGAGGAAGAGTCCAACAGTATTCATGCCGCAAAACTGGTACAACCTATCGGGGATGAACTAATAATCGTGAATCCGCCTTACCCGCCCATGACCACGGCGGAAATAGATGCTATTTACGATCTGCCGTTTACCCGTTTGCCCCATCCTAAATACCGGGGTAAAGAGATTCCGGCTTATAACATGATCCGCCATTCCATTACCATGCATCGCGGCTGTTTCGGGGGATGTGCTTTTTGCACGATTTCCGCCCATCAAGGAAAATTTATCTCTTCCCGTTCCGAAGCATCCATTTTGCGAGAGGTTCAGCATGTTTGTGATATGCCCGATTTCAAGGGAACGATTACCGATTTAGGAGGACCATCCGCCAATATGTACATGATCAAGGGAAAAGACCATCGTATTTGTGAAAAATGCAAACGTCCGTCCTGCCTACACCCTACCGTGTGTAAAAATCTGAATACCGACCATTCGCACCTTTTACACTTGTACAATCAAGTGCGTAGAGATACCCGGGTGAAACATTGTTTCGTGGGTTCCGGTATCCGGTACGATCTCTCCATGCATCGCACGGGAAATAAAGAGGTCGATGCGATAAACCGGGAATACCTGGAAACCGTCATCAGACACCACGTCTCCGGTCGCTTTAAAGTCGCACCGGAACACACTTCCGACAAGGTGCTGCACCTGATGCGCAAACCTTCGTTCAAACTTTTTCGGGAATTGACAGTTCGTTTTAATGCCATAAATAATAAAGAGCATTTAAAACAACAAATTATACCCTACTTCATCTCGTCCCATCCGGGATGTAGCCTTGAGGATATGGCCGACTTAGCCATCAATACCAAAGAACTGGATTTCAAGCTGGAACAAGTACAAGATTTTACCCCTACTCCTATGACGTTAGCCACGGATATGTATTATTCCGGTTTCCACCCCTACTCCTTGCGTAAAATTCAATCAGCCAAAACAGAAACCGAGAAAAAACGCCAGAACATATTTTTCTTCTGGTACAAACGGGAATTTAAAAATGAAATTATCGGAATCCTCTCGAAACTGAAAAGAACGGATCTCGTAAAACGGTTGTATTCAAATAAAAATAAATAA
- the rimO gene encoding 30S ribosomal protein S12 methylthiotransferase RimO — protein sequence MKKVNIISLGCSKNLVDTELLMKQLEKAGYGVEVDVENSKAKIVVINTCGFIGDAKEESINTILEQVERKQEGEVDKIYVMGCLSQRYDLDLKKEIPEVDAYFGKFDWKGILAELGKSYDEKLRNERHLTTPKHYAYLKISEGCNRGCSYCAIPIMTGEYKSRPFEEIVDEAERLAKQGVKELLVLAQDITYYGVDKYGKNRLAELVDRVADIPGIEWIKLHYAYPAGFPMELLTVMRERKNVCKYLDIALQHCSDHMLKMMRRGVTKQQTIDLINKIREEVPGIALRTTLMVGHPGETEEDYRELEDFVKTMKFERLGVFPYSHEEDTYCDKHYQDDVPEETKNKRAEKLMALQEGVVAALNESCVGKRFWVLIDRVEGDYFVGRTQYDSPEVDQEVFVTSEKALQIGEFYEVLITEAGQFELYAKCE from the coding sequence ATGAAGAAAGTAAATATTATCAGCTTGGGATGCTCCAAGAATTTAGTGGATACGGAGTTGTTGATGAAACAACTGGAGAAAGCGGGGTATGGTGTTGAAGTAGATGTTGAAAATTCGAAAGCGAAAATTGTTGTCATCAATACTTGTGGGTTTATCGGGGATGCGAAAGAAGAATCAATAAATACGATCTTGGAGCAAGTGGAGCGGAAACAGGAGGGAGAAGTTGATAAAATATACGTCATGGGATGTTTGTCCCAGCGCTATGATCTGGATTTAAAGAAAGAAATTCCGGAGGTGGATGCTTATTTCGGGAAATTCGATTGGAAGGGGATTCTTGCGGAGTTGGGTAAAAGTTATGACGAAAAACTTCGAAACGAGCGTCATTTGACAACTCCAAAGCATTACGCTTATCTAAAAATATCCGAGGGATGTAACCGGGGGTGTTCTTATTGTGCTATCCCGATTATGACGGGAGAATATAAATCACGCCCATTCGAAGAAATCGTTGATGAAGCCGAGCGGTTGGCAAAACAGGGTGTAAAGGAGTTGTTAGTGTTGGCTCAAGATATTACTTATTATGGAGTTGATAAATATGGAAAAAATAGGTTAGCCGAGTTGGTTGACCGGGTTGCGGATATACCGGGAATTGAGTGGATTAAGTTGCATTATGCTTACCCGGCCGGATTCCCCATGGAACTTCTTACCGTCATGCGGGAACGGAAAAATGTGTGTAAATATTTGGATATTGCTTTGCAACATTGTAGTGATCATATGCTTAAAATGATGCGAAGAGGGGTGACAAAACAACAGACTATAGACCTCATTAACAAAATTCGGGAAGAAGTTCCCGGAATTGCATTACGTACGACTCTCATGGTCGGTCATCCCGGAGAGACGGAAGAGGATTACCGGGAATTGGAGGATTTCGTTAAAACAATGAAGTTTGAACGTTTGGGTGTATTCCCGTATTCTCATGAAGAAGATACTTATTGTGATAAGCATTACCAAGATGATGTGCCCGAAGAGACGAAAAATAAACGGGCTGAAAAGTTGATGGCATTACAGGAAGGAGTCGTTGCTGCACTCAATGAATCATGCGTGGGTAAACGTTTTTGGGTTTTAATAGATCGGGTGGAAGGGGATTATTTCGTTGGACGTACGCAATATGATTCCCCGGAAGTGGATCAGGAAGTGTTTGTAACAAGTGAAAAAGCGTTGCAAATAGGGGAATTTTACGAAGTTCTTATCACGGAAGCGGGCCAATTCGAGCTTTATGCTAAGTGTGAATAA
- a CDS encoding sigma-70 family RNA polymerase sigma factor — protein sequence MFVNSHTLEKYFQWMYRPLCLYALNITESYEDSEDIVQQIFVELLEKAVVGSLEVGNMKGYLYTVVRNRAVKYVKKDQEKVSVESAMYLTDENILSISVEEEALVWNWIDALPTERRNIFLMAKQQGMKYKEIAEQLDISVKTVEGQMGKALKTLRDKAIKIYLFFFG from the coding sequence ATGTTCGTCAATTCTCACACGTTAGAAAAATATTTTCAGTGGATGTACAGACCGTTATGTCTGTATGCGCTAAATATAACCGAATCATACGAGGATTCGGAGGATATTGTGCAACAGATTTTCGTAGAATTGTTGGAAAAGGCGGTTGTAGGAAGTTTGGAAGTGGGAAACATGAAAGGATATTTATACACGGTGGTGCGAAATCGAGCGGTGAAATATGTAAAAAAAGACCAAGAGAAAGTTTCCGTGGAAAGTGCCATGTACCTAACAGACGAGAATATCTTATCCATATCGGTAGAGGAGGAGGCTTTAGTTTGGAACTGGATAGACGCTTTACCTACTGAACGACGGAATATATTTTTAATGGCAAAACAGCAAGGCATGAAATACAAGGAGATTGCTGAACAACTGGATATTTCAGTTAAAACTGTGGAAGGGCAAATGGGAAAGGCATTGAAAACTTTAAGAGATAAAGCAATAAAAATCTATTTGTTTTTCTTCGGGTAA
- a CDS encoding GAF domain-containing protein: protein METSRKLAKYDRLYDQIKQYIQTTEDIWARLATMEAVLHHKMQSFFWTGVYVLIDGDLIVRSYQGPVACQKLRNGGVCWAAINSGDTVIVDNVEEFPGHIACNAASKSEIVIPLRDPEGRIFGCLDVDSDQLGAFDREDEAGLKKILSLLYQSDSVK, encoded by the coding sequence ATGGAGACTTCAAGAAAATTGGCAAAATATGATCGGTTGTATGATCAAATCAAGCAGTATATCCAAACGACAGAAGATATATGGGCCCGGTTGGCAACAATGGAGGCTGTGTTGCATCATAAGATGCAGTCTTTTTTCTGGACGGGGGTGTACGTGCTGATCGATGGGGATTTAATTGTACGCTCCTACCAGGGGCCGGTGGCTTGTCAAAAACTCCGAAATGGGGGAGTATGCTGGGCTGCTATCAACTCCGGAGATACGGTTATCGTGGATAATGTAGAGGAATTTCCGGGGCATATTGCTTGTAATGCCGCCTCGAAAAGTGAAATTGTCATCCCTTTGCGGGATCCCGAAGGACGTATTTTTGGCTGTCTAGACGTGGATAGTGACCAATTAGGGGCTTTTGACAGGGAAGATGAAGCAGGTTTAAAGAAAATTTTGTCTCTTCTTTATCAATCAGATAGCGTGAAATGA
- a CDS encoding MarR family winged helix-turn-helix transcriptional regulator codes for MTEVSELVALLSKAERGYTKVLNRSFQNAGYDLSREQYELLEVLWERDHVNQQNISKRLQKDKYNVTKLLNTLQKRGYVQRKIDKEDKRSNFVVLTEKGVDSRHVLRQIVEQVHTDISFTLSPQELKSAIWVLNKLNL; via the coding sequence ATGACGGAAGTAAGTGAATTAGTAGCTCTCTTGAGCAAGGCGGAAAGAGGGTACACCAAAGTTTTAAATCGCAGTTTCCAGAATGCCGGGTATGATCTTAGCCGGGAGCAATATGAACTTTTGGAAGTGTTGTGGGAACGGGATCACGTGAACCAGCAAAACATTTCCAAACGTCTTCAGAAGGATAAATACAATGTCACGAAGCTGTTGAATACCTTGCAAAAGAGAGGTTACGTGCAACGGAAGATTGACAAGGAGGACAAACGGAGTAATTTCGTGGTGTTAACTGAAAAAGGGGTGGATTCCCGTCATGTGTTGCGTCAGATCGTGGAACAGGTTCACACGGATATAAGTTTTACTTTATCACCGCAGGAATTGAAGTCTGCGATATGGGTGTTGAATAAGTTGAATTTGTAA
- a CDS encoding nitroreductase family protein translates to MERKFKEALAHRRSYYALSNKSLISDEEIENIVKFAVKNIPSAFNSQSTRMVLLLGEQHVKLWNIVKDTLRKIVPAEAFKTTENKIDKSFASGYGTVLFFEERKVVEGLQKSFPTYQEKFPLWSQQTSAMHQLAVWTMLEDVGFGASLQHYNPLIDETVLKEWQLPETWELIAQMPFGVPLQEPGTKEFNSIEERVRIFK, encoded by the coding sequence ATGGAAAGAAAATTTAAAGAAGCTTTAGCGCATAGGAGAAGTTATTATGCTCTCTCGAATAAATCACTTATTTCTGACGAGGAAATAGAGAATATTGTAAAATTTGCCGTTAAGAATATACCGTCTGCATTTAATTCACAATCAACGAGAATGGTTCTTTTATTAGGAGAACAACACGTGAAACTGTGGAATATTGTGAAAGATACGTTGCGGAAAATAGTTCCTGCGGAAGCTTTTAAAACAACGGAAAATAAGATTGATAAATCTTTTGCATCCGGTTATGGCACGGTGCTTTTCTTTGAAGAACGGAAAGTCGTGGAGGGATTACAGAAATCATTCCCAACTTATCAAGAGAAATTTCCCTTATGGTCACAACAAACTTCTGCAATGCATCAATTGGCCGTGTGGACCATGTTGGAGGATGTCGGCTTCGGTGCCTCACTACAACATTATAACCCGTTAATTGATGAAACAGTACTTAAAGAGTGGCAATTGCCTGAAACTTGGGAATTGATTGCTCAAATGCCTTTTGGTGTACCTTTACAGGAACCCGGGACTAAAGAGTTTAATTCGATAGAAGAAAGAGTGCGTATTTTTAAATAA
- a CDS encoding tetratricopeptide repeat protein: protein MDYITREQPRKALEEFNHAISLDPDFFSAYYNRAIIRANLKQNEEALKDMNYVIANVPDHALAYYNRGIIYENLGQPTLAIQDYSHAINLQPNLLEAYHYRGIVRYGMKDLDGALADYNKAISLGLKSSAIYFNRGVIFHQKGQLSDAIESYSRSIEIDPSNARAYYNRAISKLIVDNYKEALQDLEISKRLGYSKAAEVISQYY, encoded by the coding sequence ATGGACTACATTACCCGAGAACAGCCTCGAAAAGCCCTAGAAGAGTTCAACCACGCGATCTCGTTGGACCCGGATTTCTTTTCCGCCTATTATAATCGGGCTATTATCCGGGCGAACCTCAAGCAAAATGAAGAGGCCCTTAAAGACATGAATTACGTGATTGCCAACGTTCCCGATCATGCCTTAGCTTACTATAACCGGGGAATCATATACGAGAATCTCGGTCAGCCGACCCTAGCCATTCAAGATTACAGTCATGCTATCAACTTACAGCCGAATTTATTGGAGGCATACCATTACCGCGGCATCGTTCGTTATGGAATGAAAGACTTGGACGGAGCCCTTGCTGATTACAATAAGGCAATTTCCCTCGGCTTAAAATCAAGTGCCATATATTTCAACCGGGGAGTTATCTTTCACCAGAAAGGCCAACTCAGTGACGCCATAGAAAGCTACTCCCGTTCCATCGAAATCGACCCTTCCAACGCAAGAGCTTATTATAACCGGGCAATTTCCAAACTGATTGTCGACAACTATAAAGAAGCTCTTCAAGATTTAGAAATCTCAAAACGCTTGGGATACTCTAAAGCGGCAGAAGTCATTTCACAATACTATTAA
- a CDS encoding sodium-translocating pyrophosphatase, whose product MLNDLFWIVPVGAIIALLFARIFFKGMMKESEGTDTMKRIAGHVRKGAMAYLRQQYRVVALVFLVLCVLFAWMAYGPGLQNPWVWFAFLTGGFFSGLAGYIGMKTATYASARTANAARRSLNDGLKVAFRSGAVMGLVVVGLALLDISLWWLLLDYFVEEATETEKAIVITTTMLTFGMGASTQALFARVGGGIFTKAADVGADLVGKVEAGIPEDDPRNPATIADNVGDNVGDVAGMGADLYESYCGSILATAALGAAAFRAEPDAQFNAILAPMLIAAFGVILSLLGIFLVKTKEGASQQQLLRALDRGINVSSLLIVGASFLVIHLLGLSYWICGSVIVGLATGIIIGKATEYYTSHAYKPTQDIAKSSETGPATVIIKGIGTGMISTAIPVLTIVAGIILSFLFAAEFSFANMSMGLYGVGIAAVGMLSTLSITLATDAYGPIADNAGGNAEMSQLGEEVRHRTDALDALGNTTAATGKGFAIGSAALTGLALIASYIEEIKIGLLRMGEEVLKIGDNVVRTADATLTDFMNYYDVTLMNPKVLSGIFIGSMMAFVFCGLTMNAVGRAAQKMVNEVRRQFREIKGIMTGEGEPDYAKCVEISTKGAQHEMVFPSLLAIIIPIVMGLIFGVSGVIGLLAGGLGTGFVLAIFMANSGGAWDNAKKYIEEGNLGGKGSDNHKATVIGDTVGDPFKDTSGPSLNILIKLMSMVAIVMAGVTCAFSLL is encoded by the coding sequence ATGTTAAACGATCTATTTTGGATAGTACCTGTAGGTGCTATTATTGCTCTCCTTTTCGCAAGGATCTTTTTTAAAGGGATGATGAAAGAGTCGGAAGGAACCGACACGATGAAACGTATTGCCGGACATGTCCGCAAGGGAGCTATGGCTTATTTGCGTCAGCAATACCGGGTGGTAGCCCTTGTTTTTCTTGTTCTATGTGTGCTTTTTGCTTGGATGGCTTACGGGCCCGGTTTACAGAATCCGTGGGTTTGGTTTGCGTTCTTGACTGGAGGTTTTTTCTCCGGATTAGCCGGGTATATAGGAATGAAAACGGCTACCTACGCGTCAGCAAGAACGGCCAACGCTGCACGTAGAAGTTTGAATGACGGTCTGAAAGTCGCTTTTCGTTCGGGAGCAGTCATGGGATTGGTTGTTGTCGGTTTGGCTCTACTGGATATTTCTTTATGGTGGTTATTATTAGATTATTTCGTGGAAGAGGCAACAGAGACTGAAAAGGCTATCGTGATCACAACCACGATGTTGACTTTCGGTATGGGAGCATCCACGCAAGCACTTTTCGCCAGAGTGGGAGGAGGTATTTTCACGAAAGCTGCGGATGTCGGTGCTGACTTGGTAGGTAAAGTGGAAGCCGGAATTCCGGAAGATGATCCTCGAAATCCGGCGACTATTGCCGATAACGTGGGAGATAATGTGGGAGACGTGGCCGGAATGGGAGCTGATCTCTACGAATCTTACTGTGGTTCTATATTGGCAACGGCAGCATTGGGTGCAGCTGCATTTCGTGCGGAACCGGATGCACAATTCAATGCTATATTAGCTCCGATGTTAATTGCCGCATTCGGGGTGATCTTATCATTGCTTGGTATATTTCTGGTAAAGACAAAAGAGGGAGCTTCTCAACAACAATTATTACGAGCCCTTGATCGGGGAATCAACGTGAGTTCCTTGTTAATCGTGGGTGCCAGTTTCCTGGTTATTCATTTGCTCGGTTTGAGTTATTGGATATGCGGATCCGTGATCGTGGGATTGGCAACGGGTATTATTATTGGAAAAGCGACAGAATACTACACTTCTCATGCTTACAAACCGACTCAGGATATAGCCAAAAGTTCGGAAACGGGGCCTGCAACGGTGATTATTAAAGGTATCGGGACCGGAATGATTTCGACGGCTATTCCGGTGCTTACGATCGTCGCAGGCATTATACTTTCGTTCCTGTTTGCGGCGGAATTCAGTTTTGCCAATATGTCCATGGGATTGTATGGCGTGGGGATCGCTGCCGTGGGAATGCTCTCTACATTAAGTATAACTCTGGCCACGGATGCTTACGGACCGATTGCCGATAATGCCGGGGGTAACGCTGAAATGAGTCAGTTGGGAGAGGAAGTTCGTCACCGTACGGATGCGCTTGACGCTTTGGGTAATACTACTGCTGCCACGGGTAAAGGATTCGCTATTGGTTCGGCAGCATTGACCGGATTGGCTTTGATAGCCTCGTATATTGAAGAAATCAAGATTGGTTTGTTGCGGATGGGCGAGGAAGTGCTGAAAATTGGAGATAATGTGGTGAGGACGGCTGATGCCACATTGACTGATTTTATGAATTACTATGATGTTACCTTGATGAATCCGAAGGTGTTGTCCGGAATTTTCATCGGTTCGATGATGGCTTTCGTGTTCTGTGGTTTGACCATGAATGCGGTAGGGCGGGCTGCCCAGAAAATGGTGAATGAAGTCCGTCGGCAATTTCGGGAGATCAAAGGAATTATGACAGGGGAAGGAGAGCCGGATTACGCTAAATGCGTGGAAATTTCCACGAAAGGGGCTCAACATGAAATGGTTTTCCCGTCTTTGCTGGCGATCATTATTCCAATTGTTATGGGGTTGATTTTTGGCGTTTCGGGTGTGATTGGGTTGTTGGCCGGAGGATTGGGTACCGGGTTCGTGTTGGCTATTTTCATGGCAAATTCCGGAGGTGCCTGGGATAATGCTAAAAAGTATATCGAGGAAGGTAATCTTGGCGGTAAAGGTTCTGATAATCATAAAGCAACGGTTATCGGGGACACCGTGGGCGACCCGTTTAAGGATACTTCCGGACCGAGTTTGAATATTCTGATTAAATTGATGAGCATGGTGGCCATAGTGATGGCCGGGGTGACTTGTGCGTTTAGTCTTTTATAA